Proteins found in one Lysinibacillus fusiformis genomic segment:
- a CDS encoding UDP-N-acetylmuramoyl-tripeptide--D-alanyl-D-alanine ligase translates to MQSISVQKLRNVLQGKLIHGSDQWSVKQAIYYNRHDLTKSHSLMFVSRNDQINWQEIDRKGPSLIISDKPSTELKNALANTTVLQVKSVAQAYWTFIEYYRGLFQIPVVALTGTCGKTTTKEMLKHIASKHWQVQASVSSKNEPRQSLPYLTGIDDKTQAAIFELGLGNTGNIKHQCMIYQPTIGIITNIGVHHLDGCLNLEGYIKAKSEIVEGIKEDGTLIINADDANTKKISLKRFKGKIIKFGLQDTADYKASKVEFANTGMKFVLEVADETYNVFVPGYGEHQVYNALAAIAASHEMGLTIRQAIAGLRTFKQMARHLEFTTGLGDSTIIDDTWTNNPTSVEAALKVLDTVGKDKKVILVLGDIKRLGNFEEKYHREIGSMVALRKIDTLITIGKRAEKIADQAQKDGTSAEVHTFKEVVGVLELLKPKLDADTIVLIKGPMSSRSMIEFANKLKNA, encoded by the coding sequence TTGCAATCTATTAGTGTGCAAAAACTTAGGAATGTCCTACAGGGAAAGCTCATTCACGGATCAGATCAATGGTCTGTTAAGCAGGCAATCTACTATAATCGGCATGATTTAACAAAAAGTCATTCACTTATGTTTGTTAGTCGAAACGATCAAATCAATTGGCAAGAGATTGATCGGAAAGGTCCGTCTCTCATCATATCCGATAAACCGTCTACAGAGTTAAAAAATGCACTAGCGAATACAACCGTTTTACAAGTAAAAAGTGTTGCACAGGCCTACTGGACATTTATCGAGTATTATCGTGGACTCTTTCAAATTCCCGTTGTGGCTTTAACAGGAACTTGTGGTAAAACAACAACAAAAGAGATGTTAAAACATATTGCTAGTAAACATTGGCAAGTGCAAGCATCTGTCAGCAGTAAAAACGAGCCAAGGCAATCACTACCTTATTTGACGGGCATTGATGATAAAACACAAGCCGCTATCTTTGAATTAGGCTTAGGGAATACGGGGAATATTAAACATCAATGTATGATCTATCAACCGACTATCGGGATTATTACAAATATTGGTGTGCATCATCTAGATGGCTGTCTCAATCTGGAAGGCTATATTAAGGCCAAATCAGAAATTGTGGAAGGTATTAAAGAGGATGGCACATTAATCATCAATGCTGATGATGCCAATACCAAAAAAATCTCATTGAAAAGATTTAAAGGGAAGATTATCAAGTTTGGCTTACAGGATACGGCAGATTATAAGGCTTCGAAAGTAGAGTTTGCCAATACGGGTATGAAGTTTGTTTTAGAAGTAGCGGATGAAACGTACAATGTATTTGTCCCTGGCTATGGCGAGCATCAGGTCTATAATGCTTTAGCCGCCATCGCAGCTAGTCATGAAATGGGTCTGACCATTCGTCAGGCAATAGCAGGGCTAAGAACGTTTAAACAGATGGCAAGACATTTAGAATTTACGACAGGACTTGGTGACAGTACGATTATTGATGATACGTGGACAAATAACCCGACATCTGTAGAGGCAGCCTTAAAAGTGTTAGATACGGTAGGAAAAGACAAAAAAGTCATTCTCGTTTTAGGGGATATTAAGCGATTAGGCAATTTTGAAGAAAAATATCATCGCGAAATCGGCTCCATGGTAGCACTAAGAAAGATCGATACATTAATTACCATCGGCAAAAGGGCAGAGAAAATTGCCGATCAAGCACAAAAGGATGGAACCAGCGCAGAGGTTCATACGTTTAAAGAGGTAGTAGGCGTTTTAGAATTATTGAAACCAAAGCTTGATGCAGACACGATTGTCTTAATAAAAGGACCAATGTCTAGTAGATCCATGATTGAATTTGCCAATAAACTGAAAAACGCATAG
- a CDS encoding C40 family peptidase: MNKRFLSTTLALTIGFSSFGMVQTAIQPIQVEAATTNAQNNAQAVAAKADQLIQTGKSLMGQATYSNSVYKPTYPYKFSCASFLMYIFEKNGVDLGTYNENYMIQQGTYVARNQLQKGDLVFFKSKKTGTDPDHVGMYIGDNKIIHMADTKQNIVISDLNSKPYYTENYVSARRVLPTLLSANPATKGDKIVENALTYKNKVTISSTTNEASLRFTAPTFVDFIYRKSGVTLGSTSLNDLMSQGSTVARANLKKGDLVFFNSVKGSKTPSLVGIYAGDHRIIIPNSDGVMTRVLFVDYYTEHYITAKRVFSDSTSTPSVSAPSASTSADKIIATASGLTSKAKFGYTYNESALTFTSAGFTYYVFKKHGIDLKDKLASKQALVGTRIQKSQLQKGDLLFFSTNNGGQEITQTGIYIGNNQYISMTTNNIVKQNISSTWAQKNFVTARRVLK; encoded by the coding sequence ATGAATAAACGATTTTTATCTACAACACTTGCATTAACAATTGGATTTAGTTCATTTGGAATGGTGCAAACAGCGATCCAGCCGATACAAGTAGAGGCTGCGACAACCAATGCCCAGAACAACGCACAGGCGGTAGCTGCAAAAGCAGACCAATTAATTCAGACTGGTAAAAGCTTAATGGGGCAAGCAACATACAGCAATTCGGTTTACAAGCCTACATACCCATACAAATTTTCTTGTGCTTCATTTTTAATGTACATCTTCGAGAAAAACGGGGTAGACCTTGGTACGTATAATGAAAATTATATGATTCAGCAAGGGACCTATGTAGCGAGAAACCAATTACAAAAAGGCGATTTAGTGTTCTTTAAAAGTAAAAAAACAGGGACTGATCCCGATCATGTCGGTATGTATATCGGAGACAATAAAATCATCCACATGGCTGATACCAAACAAAATATTGTTATCTCTGATTTAAATAGTAAGCCGTATTATACGGAAAACTATGTATCTGCACGTAGAGTATTACCTACCCTACTATCTGCCAATCCAGCTACAAAAGGCGATAAAATTGTAGAGAATGCCCTCACATATAAAAACAAAGTAACGATTAGCTCAACAACAAATGAGGCTAGTCTACGCTTTACAGCTCCAACTTTTGTTGATTTCATCTATCGTAAAAGTGGTGTGACACTCGGCTCAACTTCATTAAACGATTTAATGAGTCAAGGATCTACTGTGGCACGTGCTAACTTGAAGAAGGGTGATTTAGTCTTCTTTAATAGTGTTAAAGGCTCTAAAACACCTTCACTTGTCGGAATTTATGCAGGTGATCATCGTATCATTATCCCTAATTCAGATGGTGTGATGACAAGAGTGTTATTTGTAGATTATTATACTGAACATTATATTACAGCGAAGCGCGTTTTCTCTGATAGCACCTCTACACCCAGTGTAAGTGCACCTTCAGCAAGTACATCTGCCGATAAAATTATTGCCACTGCTTCGGGCTTAACAAGCAAAGCAAAATTCGGTTATACGTACAATGAGAGTGCACTGACTTTTACAAGTGCGGGTTTTACTTATTATGTCTTTAAAAAGCATGGTATTGATTTAAAAGATAAACTAGCAAGTAAACAGGCTTTAGTAGGGACACGTATTCAAAAATCACAGCTTCAAAAAGGGGATCTACTGTTCTTCTCTACGAATAATGGTGGACAAGAAATCACTCAAACGGGTATTTATATAGGGAATAACCAATATATTAGTATGACAACTAATAATATTGTGAAACAAAACATTTCTTCGACTTGGGCACAAAAGAATTTTGTAACCGCTCGACGTGTTTTAAAATAA